One segment of Caldanaerobius polysaccharolyticus DSM 13641 DNA contains the following:
- a CDS encoding type I phosphomannose isomerase catalytic subunit: MLYPLRFFPIYVERVWGGDNLKRLFGREFQGNRIGESWEVACHPHGTSVVCNGPLKGKSLKDIIDTYGRRLLGDKLTQRDIDRFPLLVKLLDANDVLSVQVHPDDSYAMKNENGELGKCEMWYVISAKPGSKIVYGLKKGVTKDIFKDALEKGTLENCLNFVEVSPGDVFDVPAGMVHALGAGVVVAEIQQNSDTVYRVYDWNRVGLDGKPRELHINKALDVIDFDGKYKAEKTKGLAVGNKVYFVANRYFAVELIKINGRYDDRADGSKFAIYTVVSGSGKIVYDGGELELKSGDSVLIPACLGKYSIAGTSVDVLKSYVPDLNEEIVNPLKFAGYDDDQIRSVVKILS; encoded by the coding sequence TTGCTGTATCCACTCAGGTTTTTTCCCATATACGTGGAAAGGGTATGGGGAGGAGATAATTTAAAAAGGCTGTTTGGAAGGGAATTTCAAGGTAACAGAATAGGGGAAAGCTGGGAAGTAGCGTGCCACCCCCATGGTACCAGTGTAGTTTGCAATGGCCCTCTTAAAGGAAAGAGCCTTAAAGACATAATAGATACGTACGGCAGGAGGCTACTGGGCGATAAGCTAACGCAGCGTGATATAGACAGGTTCCCTCTGCTTGTAAAGCTCCTGGATGCTAACGATGTATTGTCGGTACAGGTTCATCCTGATGACAGTTACGCCATGAAAAACGAAAATGGCGAATTGGGCAAGTGTGAGATGTGGTACGTTATATCGGCAAAACCTGGCTCTAAGATAGTTTACGGCCTGAAAAAAGGTGTGACTAAAGATATATTTAAAGATGCTCTTGAAAAGGGTACGTTGGAAAATTGTCTTAATTTTGTAGAGGTCTCTCCTGGAGACGTCTTTGACGTACCGGCAGGAATGGTACATGCATTAGGTGCCGGAGTTGTAGTGGCAGAGATACAGCAGAATTCTGATACTGTGTATAGGGTTTACGATTGGAACAGGGTTGGCCTTGATGGTAAGCCAAGAGAACTGCACATTAATAAGGCATTAGACGTTATAGATTTTGACGGAAAGTATAAAGCGGAGAAAACCAAGGGGTTGGCAGTGGGGAATAAGGTGTATTTCGTAGCAAATAGGTATTTTGCCGTAGAACTCATAAAAATAAATGGGCGTTACGATGACAGGGCTGACGGCAGCAAGTTTGCTATTTACACAGTAGTATCAGGAAGTGGAAAAATAGTTTACGATGGCGGAGAGTTAGAACTTAAATCGGGAGATTCGGTGCTGATACCGGCTTGTTTAGGCAAATACAGTATCGCTGGTACCTCTGTAGATGTGTTAAAATCCTATGTACCTGACTTAAATGAGGAAATTGTGAACCCCCTTAAATTTGCAGGATACGATGACGATCAAATTCGCAGTGTCGTTAAAATTTTATCATAG
- a CDS encoding DUF4321 domain-containing protein, which translates to MKGKRYSIWRLIVVVILGAIVGSYLAEYFSIWYKPLAYYKSIGMASPTVVDLNILKLSFQIAVKANIGTVVGAIVALYVNYRI; encoded by the coding sequence ATGAAGGGGAAAAGATACAGCATATGGAGGTTAATCGTCGTTGTTATCCTGGGAGCTATTGTAGGTAGTTACCTGGCGGAATACTTTAGTATATGGTACAAACCCCTGGCGTATTACAAAAGCATTGGGATGGCTTCCCCTACGGTTGTTGATCTTAATATTCTAAAGCTTTCATTTCAAATCGCCGTAAAAGCCAATATTGGCACGGTAGTGGGGGCGATTGTAGCTTTGTACGTAAACTACAGGATATAA
- a CDS encoding metallophosphoesterase: MADIWFISDLHFGHGDIIKYEDRPFKDVLEMDEALVDNWNSVVSKEDEVFVLGDFSFYDEEKTAEIVHKLNGYKFLIMGNHDLSRGRDWFLEVGFNEVSRYPIIYHNFYILSHEPLYINRNMPYINVHGHIHSQKYESNQYFNVCVERTNYKPVNFISILKAYNLVS, encoded by the coding sequence ATGGCAGATATTTGGTTTATTTCGGATTTGCATTTCGGGCACGGCGATATTATAAAATATGAGGACAGACCTTTTAAGGACGTTTTAGAGATGGATGAGGCTTTAGTGGATAACTGGAATAGCGTTGTTAGTAAGGAAGACGAGGTATTTGTGTTAGGGGATTTTTCCTTTTACGATGAAGAAAAGACTGCCGAAATAGTCCACAAGTTAAACGGCTATAAGTTTTTAATAATGGGAAATCATGATTTATCAAGAGGTAGAGATTGGTTTTTGGAGGTGGGATTTAATGAAGTTAGCCGGTATCCCATAATCTATCATAATTTCTATATCTTATCCCATGAACCCCTTTACATAAACAGGAATATGCCTTATATTAATGTGCACGGACATATACACAGCCAAAAATACGAGAGCAATCAGTATTTTAATGTCTGTGTGGAGAGGACAAATTACAAGCCTGTAAATTTCATAAGTATTCTCAAAGCGTATAACTTAGTCAGTTAA
- a CDS encoding Maf family protein — MAKLVLASQSPRRRNLLAGLGVDFEVIASDVDESLDTQDPVELVIGLSQRKAMDVARRLKSEAVVIGADTVVYLDGIILGKPEDENDAFYKLKLIQGKKHQVYTGICVVQVPSYKIVSDYAVTDVWIRPMDDERIKKYIKTGEVLDKAGAYAIQGKGSLIVEKIRGCYYNVVGLPLGKLNEMLNEFGVDLMAI, encoded by the coding sequence ATGGCGAAATTAGTTCTGGCATCTCAATCTCCCAGACGAAGGAATTTGCTGGCAGGGTTAGGAGTAGATTTTGAGGTTATAGCTAGCGATGTTGATGAAAGTTTAGACACTCAAGATCCCGTGGAACTTGTAATAGGGTTGAGCCAGCGAAAGGCTATGGATGTAGCTCGAAGGTTAAAGAGTGAGGCAGTAGTAATAGGTGCCGATACTGTCGTTTACTTAGATGGGATAATACTGGGGAAACCTGAGGACGAAAATGATGCTTTTTACAAGCTCAAATTGATCCAGGGCAAAAAGCATCAAGTTTATACGGGCATATGCGTAGTGCAGGTGCCTTCCTATAAAATTGTTTCCGACTACGCTGTTACAGATGTGTGGATAAGGCCTATGGACGATGAGAGAATAAAAAAGTATATAAAGACAGGGGAAGTTTTGGACAAGGCGGGTGCCTATGCTATACAGGGTAAAGGCAGCCTTATTGTAGAAAAGATTCGAGGCTGTTATTACAACGTGGTGGGACTTCCTTTAGGTAAGTTAAATGAAATGCTCAATGAGTTCGGAGTG
- the lepB gene encoding signal peptidase I, giving the protein MVEKKSDSNLMKEVLSWVWTILLAFLIALFIRTYVFELVDVPTGSMLNTIQLDDKLVVIKFIYRFEPIKRGDIVVFKYPDNPSVNYVKRVIGVGGDIIDIKEGKLYINGVLQHEPYIKEPMVGNFGPYKVPKDHFFMMGDNRNDSSDSRYWAHKYVSKDAILGKVVFRIFPLSRLGSIK; this is encoded by the coding sequence ATGGTCGAGAAAAAAAGCGATAGCAACCTGATGAAGGAAGTATTAAGCTGGGTATGGACTATACTGCTGGCTTTTTTGATTGCTTTGTTTATACGCACATATGTATTTGAATTGGTAGACGTTCCTACAGGATCCATGCTTAATACCATTCAGCTAGATGATAAGCTGGTGGTAATAAAATTCATATACAGGTTTGAGCCCATAAAAAGGGGGGATATTGTGGTATTTAAATACCCCGACAATCCCTCTGTAAACTACGTCAAAAGAGTGATAGGCGTGGGCGGAGATATTATAGATATCAAAGAGGGCAAATTGTATATAAACGGTGTGCTACAACATGAACCTTACATAAAGGAACCTATGGTAGGGAATTTTGGCCCGTATAAAGTGCCTAAAGATCATTTTTTCATGATGGGGGATAACAGAAACGATTCATCGGATAGCAGGTATTGGGCTCATAAGTATGTGAGTAAAGATGCGATTTTAGGGAAAGTAGTTTTCAGGATATTTCCCTTAAGCAGACTAGGATCTATTAAGTGA
- a CDS encoding glucose-6-phosphate isomerase, with the protein MSGLKLDYSKVMPYVEEREISYMSEMVKTAHRMVHNRSGAGSDFLGWVDLPKNYDKAEFERIKKAARKIASDSDVFIVIGIGGSYLGARAAIEMLSHSFYNQLPSDRRKTPLIYFAGNSISSTYISDLIDVVKDRDISINVISKSGTTTEPAIAFRVFRDLLEKKYGKKGAKERIYVTTDREKGLLKKLADEEGYETFVIPDDVGGRYSVLTAVGLLPIAVAGIDVDEMMKGAYDALVKYSCEDLSSNDSYVYAAIRNILYRKGKTIEIMVNYEPRLHYFSEWWKQLFGESEGKDHKSIYPASVDFTTDLHSMGQYIQEGMRQIFETVINVEKPLRDITILEDPDNIDGLNFLAGKTIDYVNKSAFMGTLIAHNDGGVPNVVLNVPEISPYYFGQMVYFFEKACSISGYLMGVNPFDQPGVEAYKKNMFALLGKPGYESEREKLLKKIDQ; encoded by the coding sequence ATGAGTGGATTAAAACTGGATTACAGTAAGGTCATGCCTTACGTAGAAGAACGAGAAATAAGTTACATGTCTGAAATGGTCAAGACCGCCCATAGGATGGTACATAACAGGTCGGGGGCGGGGTCGGATTTTCTCGGTTGGGTTGACCTACCTAAAAACTACGACAAAGCCGAATTTGAAAGAATCAAGAAAGCTGCAAGGAAGATCGCTTCTGATTCTGACGTTTTTATCGTCATAGGCATTGGAGGTTCATACTTAGGGGCAAGAGCTGCCATAGAGATGTTATCTCATTCTTTTTACAATCAGTTGCCTTCAGACAGGCGTAAAACACCTTTAATTTATTTTGCCGGAAACAGCATAAGTTCCACGTATATTTCTGATCTAATAGATGTAGTAAAGGACAGAGATATTTCTATAAACGTGATATCCAAATCGGGTACGACCACCGAACCAGCTATAGCGTTCAGGGTATTTCGAGATTTGTTAGAAAAAAAATACGGTAAGAAAGGCGCTAAGGAGCGCATATATGTTACAACGGACAGAGAAAAAGGCCTTTTGAAGAAATTAGCTGACGAAGAAGGCTATGAAACCTTTGTAATACCCGACGATGTGGGAGGAAGATACTCAGTATTGACGGCAGTAGGGCTTTTACCCATAGCTGTAGCTGGCATAGATGTGGATGAGATGATGAAAGGAGCTTATGATGCTCTGGTTAAATATTCCTGCGAGGATTTATCTTCCAATGATAGCTACGTGTACGCGGCTATAAGGAACATATTGTACCGCAAGGGAAAGACGATTGAAATAATGGTCAATTACGAGCCTAGATTACATTATTTTTCCGAATGGTGGAAACAGTTATTTGGCGAAAGCGAAGGGAAAGACCACAAGTCTATTTACCCTGCATCGGTGGACTTTACCACAGACCTTCATTCTATGGGCCAGTACATACAGGAAGGTATGAGGCAAATTTTTGAGACGGTCATAAACGTGGAAAAGCCTTTAAGAGACATAACTATCTTGGAAGATCCTGATAATATAGATGGCCTAAATTTCCTGGCGGGTAAAACGATAGACTATGTGAACAAGAGTGCTTTTATGGGAACCCTCATAGCCCATAATGATGGAGGAGTTCCTAATGTGGTCTTAAATGTCCCGGAAATCTCCCCTTACTACTTTGGACAGATGGTTTATTTCTTTGAAAAAGCCTGTTCCATAAGCGGATATTTAATGGGAGTAAATCCTTTTGATCAGCCAGGGGTAGAAGCGTATAAGAAAAATATGTTTGCCCTTCTGGGCAAGCCTGGTTATGAGAGCGAAAGAGAGAAACTGTTAAAGAAAATAGACCAATGA
- a CDS encoding YkvI family membrane protein, translating into MNKKGLSVFSIAATYIGTVVGAGFASGQEVLQFFGYHGTKGFIGLSVATFMFIVYGYIVMALGHSLNATSHQKVIMKAGGPVLGKIVDYIVIFFLFGALTAMIAGSGAIFKEQFGLSVTIGSTTMTILSVITVLMGIAGVISAISFVVPLLLIGVFAVSSLAIFCAPSISVLSRGYMPVKAAVSNFFLSGVIYASYNLVMSVPILAPLGQQVRIKERLKWGALYGGIGLGAGASLILVALLLNMPYASRFQIPMIYIAGRFSNVLKLAYSFILIAEIYTTAVSNLYGFAARLSAAQSRWYKAVTIVTGIAAFIASRFGFSNLVHYLYPLAGYAGIVMLAGLTYGILRGRKIL; encoded by the coding sequence TTGAATAAAAAAGGTCTTTCTGTGTTTTCTATAGCGGCAACCTATATAGGGACGGTGGTGGGAGCAGGGTTTGCTTCAGGGCAGGAAGTTCTTCAGTTTTTTGGCTACCACGGGACAAAAGGTTTTATAGGTTTATCTGTTGCTACCTTTATGTTTATAGTTTATGGCTATATCGTTATGGCCTTGGGCCATAGTCTCAACGCCACCTCTCATCAAAAGGTGATAATGAAAGCAGGAGGGCCTGTACTTGGGAAAATCGTAGATTATATCGTAATATTCTTTTTATTTGGTGCCCTGACGGCTATGATCGCTGGTTCCGGAGCTATATTTAAAGAACAATTTGGACTTTCTGTTACCATAGGATCCACAACTATGACAATCTTGTCTGTTATCACTGTTCTGATGGGAATTGCGGGGGTTATTTCTGCTATATCCTTTGTGGTACCTCTCTTGTTAATAGGGGTGTTTGCGGTAAGCTCCCTGGCTATCTTTTGTGCACCCAGTATCTCTGTATTGTCCCGTGGATATATGCCTGTAAAAGCTGCAGTGTCTAACTTTTTTTTATCGGGAGTCATATACGCATCGTACAATTTGGTCATGTCGGTGCCCATACTGGCGCCGTTGGGGCAACAGGTGCGTATTAAAGAGAGATTAAAGTGGGGAGCATTATATGGGGGTATAGGTCTGGGCGCGGGTGCATCCCTTATACTCGTCGCCTTGCTTTTAAATATGCCTTATGCGTCCCGATTTCAAATACCGATGATATACATTGCCGGAAGGTTTTCTAATGTGTTAAAGTTGGCGTATAGCTTTATACTCATAGCCGAAATATACACCACTGCTGTAAGCAATCTTTATGGCTTTGCTGCTAGACTAAGTGCTGCACAAAGTCGCTGGTATAAAGCTGTCACTATTGTGACAGGTATTGCAGCTTTTATAGCCAGCAGATTTGGTTTCTCTAACTTGGTGCATTACTTGTATCCTCTTGCAGGATATGCGGGTATTGTAATGCTGGCGGGTCTTACATACGGGATTTTACGAGGTAGAAAAATACTATAA
- a CDS encoding FMN-binding glutamate synthase family protein → MSFSKPNRSLATKTRLRTPDSCSPFSGMCSVCLLGCPGTCEIGQSALKGREVLYPQPFGSITAGAEKDYPIDYSHFNIMGTTTGAYGIDADSDKAIFPAVNVETEIGAGSDKIKLKVPIIFPGQGSTFVAKDNWEGFAGGAALVGTVVTVGENVCAMDPNSVIENGRVVESPDLRKRVEDFRRYYNGYGTIAVQANVEDTKLGVQEYAIEKLGVEAVEIKWGQGAKDIGGEVKLPTLERALQLKKRGYIVLPDPEDPEVQDAFNKGLFKEFERHSRLGMVDEESFHNRVEQLRKAGAKYIFLKTGAYRPADLARAVKYASDNKIDLLTVDGAGGGTGMSPWRMMNEWGIPTVYIESLLYDYLSRLAAKGAYIPTVAIAGGFTLEDHVFKALALGAPYVKLVGFGRSPMTAAMVGRTNADLYRQGKLNTKANSVEELFAGSIKLIEQYGKEEVSKMPPGAIAVYTYIDRVVAGLQQLMAGARKFSLKYITRDDIAALTPEAARISGIKYIMDVDKEVVDDILK, encoded by the coding sequence ATGTCGTTCAGCAAGCCTAACCGTAGTTTAGCGACAAAGACGCGGTTGCGTACGCCGGATAGCTGCTCGCCTTTTAGCGGCATGTGTTCTGTATGTCTATTAGGATGCCCTGGCACGTGTGAAATAGGACAATCTGCTTTGAAGGGAAGAGAAGTCCTTTATCCTCAACCTTTTGGCAGTATAACGGCTGGCGCTGAGAAAGATTATCCTATAGATTATTCCCATTTCAACATCATGGGCACGACTACAGGTGCTTACGGCATAGATGCTGATTCTGATAAGGCTATATTTCCCGCGGTAAATGTAGAGACAGAAATAGGGGCTGGCAGCGATAAGATAAAGTTAAAAGTTCCTATTATTTTCCCAGGACAAGGTTCTACTTTTGTGGCTAAAGACAACTGGGAAGGCTTTGCAGGAGGAGCTGCCCTGGTAGGCACTGTGGTTACAGTGGGTGAAAACGTATGTGCGATGGATCCCAATAGTGTAATAGAAAATGGAAGGGTTGTGGAATCGCCTGACTTGAGAAAGCGGGTGGAGGATTTTAGGCGCTATTACAATGGTTACGGAACTATAGCGGTGCAAGCTAATGTAGAAGATACAAAACTGGGAGTCCAAGAATACGCTATAGAGAAATTGGGAGTAGAAGCTGTAGAGATAAAGTGGGGACAGGGTGCAAAAGATATAGGGGGAGAAGTAAAATTACCTACACTTGAAAGGGCATTGCAGCTTAAAAAGAGAGGCTACATAGTGTTGCCCGATCCGGAAGATCCGGAAGTACAGGATGCTTTTAACAAAGGGTTGTTTAAGGAATTTGAAAGGCACTCAAGGCTAGGGATGGTAGATGAGGAGAGTTTTCACAACAGGGTTGAACAGTTGAGAAAAGCAGGAGCTAAATATATTTTCCTAAAAACCGGTGCATATAGGCCCGCAGATCTCGCCAGAGCTGTCAAATACGCTTCTGACAACAAGATCGACCTTCTCACTGTAGATGGTGCCGGTGGCGGTACGGGAATGAGTCCATGGAGGATGATGAATGAATGGGGTATACCTACTGTATACATCGAATCGCTCCTTTACGATTACCTTTCAAGGCTTGCTGCGAAAGGCGCCTATATACCCACGGTAGCTATAGCCGGAGGCTTTACCCTTGAAGATCATGTATTTAAAGCTTTAGCACTGGGAGCACCTTATGTAAAACTAGTGGGGTTTGGGCGTTCTCCTATGACTGCTGCTATGGTCGGGAGGACCAATGCAGATCTGTATCGACAAGGGAAGTTGAACACGAAGGCCAACAGCGTAGAGGAGCTTTTTGCGGGTTCTATAAAACTGATAGAACAGTATGGAAAAGAAGAAGTTTCCAAAATGCCACCTGGTGCTATTGCAGTGTACACTTATATCGATAGGGTGGTAGCAGGTTTACAGCAGTTGATGGCAGGGGCTAGAAAGTTTTCATTAAAATATATTACCAGGGATGATATAGCTGCTCTTACACCAGAAGCTGCCCGCATTTCTGGTATAAAGTATATAATGGATGTAGATAAAGAAGTGGTAGATGATATTCTTAAATAA
- a CDS encoding cation diffusion facilitator family transporter, which yields MENFNKIKKVLLIILFLNIGVALAKLLYGFYVNSASIMADGYHSLSDSSGNIIGLIGIYIASKPGDAEHPYGHKKFETYASIFISVMLFLVSYDILKNALFRFFHPTTPRIDLTSFIIMMVTLGINVFVFKYEYSAGKKLNSDILVSDSLHTSSDIYVSLSVLFTLLGLKVGLPVYIDPAISIVISVFIIKAGVEVIKHSSAVLCDRVVLKEDEVRNAIKDLSEIRSCHKIRSHGREDDIHVDLHVMINPDMHVEEAHKLDHIIKQRIKERIKGVSEVIVHMEPDTKK from the coding sequence ATGGAAAACTTTAATAAAATAAAAAAGGTGCTCCTTATAATCCTTTTTTTGAATATCGGGGTGGCGTTAGCCAAATTGTTGTATGGTTTTTACGTTAACAGTGCTAGCATAATGGCTGATGGGTACCATTCTCTGTCCGATAGCAGTGGAAATATCATTGGTTTGATTGGCATATATATTGCTTCAAAACCTGGCGATGCCGAACACCCATATGGCCACAAAAAGTTTGAGACTTATGCGTCTATATTTATATCCGTAATGTTGTTTCTAGTAAGCTATGATATATTGAAAAATGCTTTGTTCAGATTTTTTCACCCAACGACGCCTAGAATTGACTTGACTAGTTTTATCATAATGATGGTTACACTAGGCATAAACGTGTTTGTATTTAAATACGAATATAGCGCAGGAAAAAAACTGAACAGCGATATTTTAGTATCCGATTCCCTCCATACAAGCAGCGATATATACGTTTCGCTGTCAGTGCTTTTCACATTGCTGGGTTTAAAGGTGGGGCTCCCCGTTTATATAGATCCTGCAATATCCATTGTCATATCGGTATTTATAATAAAAGCAGGGGTTGAAGTGATAAAACACAGTTCCGCTGTTTTATGCGATAGAGTGGTGTTAAAGGAAGACGAGGTGAGAAATGCCATAAAAGATCTTTCTGAAATAAGGTCATGTCATAAGATAAGGAGCCACGGAAGAGAGGACGATATACACGTAGACCTTCACGTCATGATAAACCCTGATATGCATGTAGAAGAGGCTCACAAATTGGACCACATCATAAAGCAGCGCATAAAAGAAAGGATAAAAGGAGTAAGTGAAGTAATAGTCCACATGGAACCAGATACAAAAAAGTAA
- the dmpI gene encoding 4-oxalocrotonate tautomerase DmpI, with protein sequence MPVITIEGPSNLSKEKKAKLISDLTSTASEILNIPKQAFTVIIKENEAENIGVGGVQLSELHTV encoded by the coding sequence ATGCCCGTCATTACTATTGAAGGACCAAGCAATTTATCAAAGGAAAAGAAAGCCAAACTCATCTCAGATCTTACAAGTACGGCCTCAGAGATCTTGAACATTCCCAAGCAGGCTTTCACTGTCATCATAAAGGAAAATGAGGCAGAAAATATCGGCGTAGGCGGCGTGCAGCTCTCAGAATTACATACGGTTTAA